One stretch of Pedobacter riviphilus DNA includes these proteins:
- the kdsB gene encoding 3-deoxy-manno-octulosonate cytidylyltransferase, with amino-acid sequence MSKIIGIIPARYASTRFPGKPLVDIAGKSMIQRVYEQASKAESLSKVVIATDDVRIADEVKRFGGEFIFTSSNHQSGTDRCAEVIETLTGYDIVINIQGDEPFIEPAQIELLASCFTEEKVQLATLIKSIQSQESIYNPNSPKVVIDVNGRAMYFSRSPIPFIRNGEPGVWAEKHQFYKHIGIYGYRTESLKAITKLPPSSLEIAESLEQLRWIENGFYIQTKVTDLETVAIDTPEDLLKLNKLLKALKLE; translated from the coding sequence ATGTCTAAAATTATCGGAATTATTCCTGCTCGTTATGCCTCTACCCGCTTTCCGGGAAAGCCTTTGGTGGATATTGCAGGAAAAAGTATGATCCAAAGGGTTTACGAACAGGCATCGAAAGCCGAAAGTTTATCAAAAGTGGTAATTGCCACCGATGATGTACGGATAGCGGATGAAGTAAAAAGGTTTGGTGGAGAATTTATCTTTACCTCTTCTAATCATCAAAGTGGGACAGACAGATGCGCTGAAGTGATTGAAACTTTAACGGGGTACGACATTGTAATCAACATCCAAGGTGATGAACCTTTTATCGAACCTGCACAGATTGAGTTATTGGCAAGCTGCTTTACCGAAGAAAAAGTACAATTGGCAACATTAATCAAATCGATCCAAAGCCAAGAAAGTATATACAATCCAAATAGTCCCAAAGTAGTGATTGATGTAAATGGCCGGGCCATGTATTTTAGTCGTAGCCCAATTCCTTTTATCAGAAATGGCGAACCAGGCGTATGGGCAGAAAAACACCAGTTTTATAAGCACATTGGAATTTATGGTTACCGTACAGAATCTTTAAAAGCCATTACCAAATTACCACCATCTTCTTTAGAAATTGCAGAAAGTTTAGAGCAGCTTCGCTGGATCGAAAATGGATTCTACATCCAAACAAAAGTAACTGACTTAGAAACAGTTGCAATAGATACACCAGAAGACTTATTAAAACTGAATAAATTACTTAAAGCACTTAAATTGGAGTAA
- a CDS encoding DUF5808 domain-containing protein, which translates to MGKDFQHENPLNWKWGIIYFNKSDSRVLVPKRNKILGWTFNFAHPISYIVMALIIGAVVLLRTLNK; encoded by the coding sequence ATGGGCAAAGATTTTCAGCACGAAAACCCTTTAAACTGGAAATGGGGAATTATTTATTTCAATAAATCAGATTCCAGGGTTTTAGTTCCGAAACGCAATAAAATTTTGGGTTGGACATTTAACTTTGCTCATCCAATTTCTTATATAGTTATGGCACTTATTATTGGTGCGGTTGTCTTATTGAGAACCTTAAATAAATAG
- a CDS encoding deoxynucleoside kinase, producing MHIAIVGNIGAGKTTLTGLLAKNYGWEALYEAVDNNPYLEDFYSDMKRWSFNLQIYFLNSRFQQITDIEVNKRNVIQDRTIYEDAHIFAENLHDMALMTTRDHDNYRAIFDNITSFIKPPDLLVYLRASVPTLVNNIQRRGREYEAGIRIDYLSKLNEKYEAWIKGYNLGKLLILDKDKLDFTNNPEDLGTVIQSIEAEINGLF from the coding sequence ATGCACATAGCAATTGTAGGAAATATAGGTGCCGGTAAAACCACCTTAACAGGTTTATTGGCCAAAAATTATGGATGGGAAGCTTTATACGAGGCTGTGGACAATAACCCCTACCTTGAAGATTTTTACAGCGACATGAAACGCTGGAGCTTTAACCTTCAGATTTATTTCCTGAACAGCCGTTTTCAGCAAATTACTGATATTGAAGTAAATAAGCGTAACGTGATCCAGGATAGGACCATTTATGAGGATGCGCATATTTTTGCAGAAAACCTGCACGATATGGCTTTAATGACCACCCGCGATCATGATAATTACAGGGCTATTTTTGATAATATCACCTCTTTTATTAAACCGCCCGATTTATTGGTTTACCTGCGTGCTTCGGTACCTACGTTGGTTAATAATATCCAGCGCCGTGGCCGTGAGTATGAAGCGGGTATCCGTATCGATTACCTCTCTAAACTGAACGAAAAATATGAAGCCTGGATTAAAGGATATAACCTGGGTAAATTATTGATTTTGGATAAAGATAAATTAGATTTCACCAACAACCCCGAGGATTTAGGTACCGTAATTCAATCTATAGAAGCAGAGATTAACGGTTTATTTTAA
- the trpS gene encoding tryptophan--tRNA ligase produces MKETVVSGIRSTGKLHLGNYYGAVKNFVQMQNDYNCYFFIADLHSLTTHPTPADLHGNIKHVLVEYLASGIDPENSTIYIQSDVPEIAELYLYLNMNAYMGELERSTSFKDKVRANPDNVNAGLLTYPVLMAADILIHKATKVPVGKDQEQHLEMARTFGNRFNRLYNTEYFPEPYAFSYSDKLVKVPGLDGKGKMGKSEGEANAVYLSDDPETIRKKVMKAVSDGGPTEENQPKPEPIQNLFDLMKVVSSADTLAHFEDLYSKMQIRYGDFKKQLAEDMIITTAPMRERILDIAKDDAYLRQVAKHGALKARESAQKTIREVRSLIGFKSF; encoded by the coding sequence ATGAAAGAAACAGTGGTGAGCGGCATTCGCTCAACAGGAAAATTACATTTGGGTAATTATTATGGTGCAGTTAAAAATTTCGTTCAAATGCAGAACGACTATAATTGTTACTTTTTTATCGCCGATTTACACTCCTTAACTACACATCCTACTCCAGCCGATTTACATGGAAATATTAAACATGTTCTGGTTGAATATCTGGCTAGTGGAATTGATCCAGAAAACAGCACCATTTATATACAAAGCGACGTTCCCGAAATTGCGGAGCTATATTTATACCTAAATATGAATGCTTACATGGGTGAATTGGAACGTAGTACTTCTTTTAAAGATAAAGTACGTGCCAACCCTGATAACGTAAATGCAGGTTTATTAACCTACCCAGTATTAATGGCTGCCGATATTTTAATCCATAAAGCGACCAAAGTACCTGTTGGAAAAGATCAGGAGCAACATTTAGAAATGGCCCGTACTTTCGGAAACCGTTTTAACAGGTTATACAATACAGAGTATTTCCCAGAACCATACGCATTTAGCTACTCAGACAAATTGGTTAAAGTACCTGGTTTAGATGGTAAAGGTAAAATGGGCAAATCAGAAGGCGAAGCCAATGCTGTTTACCTGTCTGATGATCCTGAAACCATTCGTAAAAAAGTAATGAAAGCGGTTAGTGACGGCGGCCCAACGGAAGAAAACCAACCGAAGCCTGAACCGATCCAGAATCTTTTCGATTTAATGAAAGTCGTATCAAGTGCTGATACACTTGCACATTTTGAAGATTTGTATAGCAAAATGCAGATCCGTTATGGCGATTTCAAAAAACAACTGGCAGAAGATATGATTATTACAACTGCACCTATGCGCGAGCGTATTTTGGATATCGCTAAAGATGATGCTTATTTAAGGCAAGTAGCTAAACATGGTGCACTAAAGGCACGCGAAAGCGCGCAAAAAACCATCAGAGAAGTTCGCAGTTTAATCGGATTTAAAAGTTTTTAA
- a CDS encoding lysophospholipid acyltransferase family protein: MIYFLRQVHRIWFLFWILFFFALFYPLYYVTSRNEKYYNILNFFRKANSFLCSLLSGVFFRYQYEEKLDHDQTYIYCANHTSNLDIMIFCIMGHGKFHFMGKDELLSNPVLGIFFKTIDIAVNRDSKISAFKAFKKAGENLEKGMSLIIFPEGKIDDHYPPKLGEFKNGPFRLAIDKNIPLVPVSITDVWKINWDDGAKYGSKPGICDIYVHKPINTLTLADIDSDVLKEKVYRLIDSKLI; encoded by the coding sequence ATGATTTATTTTCTAAGACAAGTACACCGGATATGGTTTCTATTCTGGATACTGTTTTTTTTCGCTCTATTCTATCCTTTATACTACGTTACTTCACGTAATGAGAAATATTATAACATCCTGAATTTTTTCAGGAAAGCCAATAGCTTTTTATGTAGTTTGCTTTCAGGTGTTTTTTTTCGTTATCAATATGAAGAAAAGCTCGATCATGACCAAACTTACATCTATTGTGCTAATCATACTTCTAACCTGGATATCATGATTTTCTGTATCATGGGGCATGGTAAATTCCACTTTATGGGAAAAGATGAGCTGCTGAGTAATCCGGTATTAGGCATTTTCTTTAAAACTATCGATATTGCTGTGAACCGCGACAGTAAGATTTCAGCTTTTAAAGCCTTTAAAAAGGCAGGCGAGAACCTTGAAAAGGGGATGAGCCTGATTATTTTTCCTGAAGGTAAAATTGATGACCATTATCCACCAAAGTTAGGCGAGTTTAAAAATGGCCCATTCCGTTTAGCTATCGATAAAAATATCCCTTTGGTGCCGGTTAGCATTACCGACGTTTGGAAAATTAATTGGGATGACGGCGCAAAATATGGAAGTAAGCCAGGAATTTGCGATATTTACGTCCACAAACCCATCAATACCTTAACTTTGGCCGATATTGATTCGGATGTATTAAAAGAAAAGGTTTACAGATTGATTGATAGTAAGTTAATATAG
- the gatC gene encoding Asp-tRNA(Asn)/Glu-tRNA(Gln) amidotransferase subunit GatC — MNLDAKTIHKIADLARIHIDEKQVDTLIPEMNKILSFMEKLNELDTSDVKPLVYMNESVNVWRADVVKQEITTADGLKNAAKHTDQFFIVPKIIEK, encoded by the coding sequence ATGAATTTAGACGCAAAAACCATCCATAAAATAGCAGATCTGGCCCGAATTCATATTGATGAAAAACAGGTAGACACTTTGATTCCTGAAATGAACAAAATTTTATCGTTCATGGAAAAGTTAAATGAATTGGATACTTCAGATGTAAAACCATTGGTTTACATGAACGAATCGGTAAATGTCTGGAGAGCGGATGTAGTTAAGCAGGAAATAACTACGGCTGATGGCTTGAAAAATGCTGCGAAGCATACCGACCAATTTTTTATAGTGCCAAAAATTATCGAAAAATAA